The Ostrea edulis chromosome 1, xbOstEdul1.1, whole genome shotgun sequence genomic sequence aggggtccgtgtttgcccaactatctattttgtattgtttataggagttatgagattgatcactgttcgttatcttcaccttgcatacctCTAGTAATCGTTTGATATAAATTGGGCACTCATCGTGTAAGGCTTTGTGAGTATAAGTAAATATCTTGTATTGTGTCATATACTGCACAGGTAACTAGTGAAGTTCTCTTAGTATTGGAGTGATATGGTTGTAACGAGAGGTCCTAGATATGAGACGTGCGGCAGTGTTCTGAATATGTTGGAGCTTTCTCAGGACTGTCTTTGAAATACCAACCAGGAGAGAGTTACAGTAATCTAACATTGATGCAACTCGGAAATTCAAAAGAGATTTAGTTGCTTCTGTTGTTAAATATTTCTGATGTGGCCTATTTGCCGCAACTATGCATAACAAGATCAGCTGACAGAGTTCACTTGTTTCTCCATATCCATCTTGGAGTCAAACATGACACCAATATTTCGAACGCAGGTTGAAGGATTAATTTATGAGTCACCTACTGCCACTGAAATGTTTCTAATGAGGTTTGCATTACGACCAGATGCAAACATAATGACCTCGGTCTTATCCGTGTTGAGTTTCAAGatatacttatcacttacttagatTGTGTTTCAGTCGAATTCGGATGATGAAactgcgtatgagaaacttactgaacacttatgcagtgatggatatttgtcccactcccgcatgtaaacaagttgtttcacGCCTTGCTATGTAATATacttctccaaagggaaatatcTTGAAAGTATGTCGAAaccgacatacatgtatttgtacttacgacgagagagagagagagagagagagagagagagagagagagagagagagagagagagagagagttaccaCAGGTATACATTCCAAATAAAGCAGGTGCTGATATAacaacataaatacatataataaaGTCGTTACTTTTGAATACAGAATTAAAATGGACATGGTAGGAAACGTAGACTTCTGTCCTGTAACCACGGATACCTGGGAGGCACGTGCAATGCTAAAGCAATCAGACTGTGGAGGACAGAGCGTGTACCATTGCCTGTCCGACAACAAGGGACGGAAGTGGGAGAAGTGTGTAGAAAAGACACAGCTGATTGGAGGTTGGCGACTCTTTCTCTTCTAcgtcatacatatgtatatgaagataaagaacagtatTCAATATCCTAGTTCCTCTAGTCAGGTCAAGTTTACGTATAATAAATGATCCTTCGGATTTCAAAAACGGAAAGATTTAGATTAACAATAGCATATCTTGAAATATTTGGAAcgattttatttgaaatacattgtaaattggAAAATAGAGCAATGTTTAACTAATAACTCTTGTCAACTGTTTTGCTACTAAAAGGCATGgatattctaaaacatttttcagGGCATTGTCCGATATTCACTGATGATGGTTACATTGACTGGAAGCAGTGCAATACCTCTATGTCCACCTGTCCAAATAGCACCTATATCTCGGATGAAGTTTACAAATGTAAGTGGACTGGTACAGTGgtaaaaatataatatgtttTTGCACCTGGAAAATATCGGATCGCTTTAAAAACGAAGTGGAACCTGTGGATTCTTCCCAGGTATTTACGTGCTTAGGAAATAGACTTTAATCTGTATTATTGCTGTCACTGATtagtaatatttttcattgttattCAGATCCAGCATGCTTTGGTAACAACACTCCAAGTACACACGTGTAAGTTTTGCATCTTTTACAGTTAATAGGCATACCCAATCATCAATATATTATGTATAAGAAATGCAAATATATGAGCTGATGTTATGGGTGTTTTAACCTTTCAGTCCAGCATACACCGAAGTGCTTACAGTCACTGTATCTTTATGTCCGTTCAATTTCAGCCTTCCAACTTTATTTATgcagtacatacatgtatactgctaCTGCACGCATTATATTTACTTATGATCAACTGATATTCACTGTCAATATCAGTCTATATTTAGGACCTGAAACTAGTCTGATCAATATTTGATACGTAACCcatcctttaaaaaaaacaaaaacaacaacaatggaTATAGAGAGAGTATTATGTCTTTCGGTTGAACCCGATGTCTTTATTTACTTGTCAAAGTCATTACGACATCAGGAACAGTGACAGTGGTCCTAAGACATGTATGTAGTTAAAGGAGAATGGTTTATCTGCCCCTTGAACTCGTTATACTGATACAACCACTCTGTTCCTGCTATTGGTCGTGTTGGAACCTTGACTTATTTAAATATCCATCATTCCAACCTGTGCTTGAGGGATTCCAATTTAGACAGTATGTAAAGGGGGGATCAGTACGTTTTATTTATCTCTTTTTGAATCAACAGTTCCTTCACCAAACAATTAGGTCTGTAATACTTATAAAGTACTTAACATCTGCATGATTTTAACGTACATATTTACTTTCTTCAGAGTTGGGGATTCCAATGTACCTGGAGCTAGTAGTCCCTCAGTCGCTTTGATCATTGGCATCGCCGTTCTAGTTTTGATCATAGTTTCCATGGCTCTTGCAGCAATGATTATCGTTTATCGCCGAAGGAAAAGTAAATGTTAGTACTAGTTTTAATATCCTTTTATTTCGATGCAACTACAATGCACataagtttgaagtttttaaGTTCACAAGCGCAATGTATTCCATTGAATTTAACaaatcattatatttattattgCTATTATTATCAGCAAATTGTTCAGAGAACACCGACGAATTGCAGGCACTGATTCAAGGTACttataatatatgaaaattaaaatcattccTTTAAAATGTCATCTGTAAACGCATTTAAATCTACAACAAAAGGTCACTGTGACAACTTATTATGCTTTTCTACATGCAGAAGGAATTAACATGCCAGTAGTTAAAATGCGGTATGTCCTGAATGGGATGGCTGCTCTTTCGAGAGAAGGTGAGAAATCCATAGTCGTACTTGGTAGATTCGGAAATGCTGTCTCCAGTACATCTCGTCGTATATTAGAAAGTTTTGCAAAGCAAAAGGAGTGGACCCCCATGGAATTCCGATATACAGACATACCATGCACTGTGGAGGAAAACACAATCATGTTTGTGTACGGCTGGTTTGGGTTTTGGAATGATGACCCATGCTCCATCGAGAAAGTGAGAAAGGCGTGTCGAGAATTAACACAGCTTGTATACGGAAAGCCCAATGTTAAAGTAATAATTGGAATGAGATCGGATCACCATAAGAAATATCATGTACAGATAGATGAAGCAATCAAAGACTTGTTTCATAACGAAATAAATCTTGATTCTGAGGATATGCATAAAGATGCCGAGCATTCgaaatattttgatgaaaatattaaaaaggcATGTGTGAAAAGTGAATCCGCGTGCAAAGATTTGAAATTCCATACATTAAGAAAAGGTTGTGATAAAGCGATAGGCATTCCTCTAAAACTGAATGTCCTCGCAAAGTATCATGATCTGATCCACGATTATGTTGCCAATCGCGATCTCTTAAAAGCGATGACAGATCACTTCACGGCCCTCGAGAATGACACAGAAAAGAAGCATGTTTATGGATGGATTATGTACATTTGTTTGAAAGGAAAGTATGCAAGGTCTGAGAATGTCGATGACGCACTGATTCAAAATATGAAGTTCGGTATAACAGCGAGATCTTTTGAAGAAAACTATGACGAACTGAATAGATACGTTAGAATGAGGAATTCTGATCGTCTAAGCAACATACCGCCCCAGGATGCACAGTATGTCTTTTGGCaccaatttatatacatatgcGCTTTCCATTATATGTACAAGAAAGATCCTGATGCCGTCATGTCCTACTGTAATATTGACGCAATTGTTCAACTCGTCCGCCCAGAGGGGGTAAAGAAGACGTATCTGGAGGTCAGCGCCGACAGTCCTAGAGTTGCCAGGTTCAATGAAAGAATGCAACAAAATGGTCTGGTAGATGAGTATAAAAATCATCCATTGATTAAAACAACAGCAGAAGATGCTCATATGGGCTTTAAACAGAAAGATGAGATAAGCATATCAATGGAGGGTTTGCATATGATAGCTAATCTTCAAATACTAAAAATGTCTTCGCCGAATGATAAGTAACTGTGTATTGTATGAATTGACCTGTGTATAAACTTTGCTGCAATCTGATTTTGACTTGCGTATATACTCTACTGCATCTTATGTATAACGAATTTCTAAATCGAaccaggctactgacaaataagttgatgttaccggagtttcaacagtcacaTTCATTGGTACcatttcgctaattctatggtcgttataatgatcttatttgcaaatacaacctgtcgttggGTTGAATGTTGTCCGACATTTTATGCCGTCCTTTGCATATTGATTtcgactacgaattactccgtttacgtgaagaagatatagggttcacggtcagtgtgactggtcaacaagAAAAGATTACTTTTCCATGTCACCtgatctctggtgtgtccaggggtctgtgtttgccctacgcttcattttgtattctttgtggaaTATATTAGATTGGTCATTGTTCgtcatcttcattttttcattatgaattgTTGTATCATTTAGATAGATGAATATGTGGCACTTGAACTTTCTGCACGTGACGATAACCTGAATGTAAATGTACATAGTGTTATTCGTGTATGAATGTTGTACATTGTATGAGTCTCTTGCTTAATTATGTCACGTAATTATTAAAATGTACAACAAGtgtatgatatacattgtacatataatatattttttcaaaatacactttgtaattagatgaattttatttttctcttttcatattcaaaatttgTTCATAGTGATTGTAATTAGAATTGGCAGATAAAGGCAACTGAATCTAATTACATTGGCACTTATGATACCAAACGATTGTGATGGCCTACAGGTCACGGGAAGTCCCGGGTTCGCGTCAGACCCGAGACGTTTAAACACAAGTAGTACATGTTCCTTCACCACACACCCAACATTATAAGTAAAAGCCGAGATTGTTTTGGGTGTGACTTTAACAACAAACACTGTAGGCGTTGTATGTTTGATATtggtaggattggttaactatatattgTTAACCGaatggtgactgtattatcagccataatactatccatctcattgcgatccagcctcaccctcaaACACCTCCAAATGCAACCAACATGTGAAGTTGAAATGTGTTGTacacagggatgcttactcctcctaggcacctgatcccacatctggtgtgtccaggggtccgtgtttgcccaattatctattttgtattgcttgtaggagttatgagattgatcactgttcgttatcttcaccttgcatatagtaacatacatatgctccgtatgggacgaaTGGGTTGTCTCATGGTTTAAGGTAGGTAAATattattagaaatttctgtcaatcaaactgttattcatttaaataactttaacaactcataaactaactaaaacccatattagacatacctttgcggatttatttttacactatgtgctacagagcacatataccccccaaatgcaaaagccaaattttaacacaaggatgcatgatctcatgttttattaatttatgtaccaaagcacatcatattagctacaatatataaaaatcaatatatattcatttactgagagaattttcaaagatatttaatcgaaaacatacacaattgccATTAAATATGCTCACAtccctcaaaaaaaaaaaaatcacagaatatcgaaatttggaaaaattctcaaaatctaaaatgtttacatgCCTGTTATATACGGAAGCTCATTGACGCCAGttcaacagaaaaataaatttcttttgcgtttaaacgcaataaTTATTGCATTTTGATGCAATCTTTAGCGTTTAATTGCAATGGGTTTGCGTTTAAATGCAAAAgattgcgtttaaacgcaataactattgcgtttaaacgcaaagaggattgcgtttaaacgcaagGGTTTTGCGTTTAAACACAACAGttttgcgtttaaacgcaatcTTCTTTGCATTTAATCGCAAAAAGtattgcgtttaaacgcaataaTTTTTGCGATTAAATGCAATAATTTTGTGTTTAAATGCAATCAatttgcgtttaaacgcaaatATTATTGTGTTTAAACGCAATATTTTTTGCGATTAAATGCAAAGAAGATTGCGTTTAAACACAATAAATTTGTAATTTGACGCATTGATGTTTGCAATTCATcgctatgttatttgtttatttacattttttataagTGACGAGCTCTTGATTTGGTGATGGCAATGGACACGGACACGCTTATCCATTTCTATTTCTTAATTGGATTAACTTATAATGAAATAGTAAGTTGCCTAGCTTTACAGCATCAGGTACTTCTTAGCGAACGTACACTGAAAAGAAGGCTTGCTGCTATGAACTTATACAGGAGAAAGAATAAGCCTTCCTTAATAAGGGTTTCTGCATTCCTTTCCAAATTAATTCTTAAAGATGACATGCAAAGCGGGTATCGATGGATGCACCAGCGATGTTTGCTAGCCGGATACATGTTATCTAGAGAAACAGTAGCAGGTCTCCTTTCTATTCCTGATCCAGAGGGGGTTGAATTGAGAAAACGGAAAAGACTCTTTCGCAGGGAATATTATGCAAAGGGACCTAATTATTTGTGGCATGTCGACTCGTATGACAAATTAAAGAATTATGGGATTTGTATGAACGGTTGCATTGATGGCTACTCCAGGAAAATTATATGGTGTGAAGTTACCCATTCGAGTAGCGATCCTCGCATTGTTGCTGGACATTTAATTTTATCGGTTGAAAAAATTTCAGCATGTCCAAGAAAAGTAAGAGGGGACCGTGGTACAGAAAATAAGGATATTGCAGAAATGCAGAGTATTTTAACAACCAATGGTACATTTATTTATGGCTCGAGTACAGGTAACCAAAGGATAGAAGCATTTTGGCGACTCTTGCGGATGGAATGCTGTCAGTTTTGGATTGAGTTCTTCGGGCACTTGAGAGACCTCGGTGAATTTTCCGGAGACATCATATATAAGAATCTTGTTCAGCTTGTGTTCATGAATTTTGTGCAGGTATGTGTGATGGTTTATGTCTGTCTTTAACGTTTCTTTTGGGACATCCTTTATATTATGGTACTTTAAACCCCCATATCAATGAGTCAAACCTTACTTCAGTTATCAACATTTAAATacataaatattatttaacTTATGAATGTGTcatttgggggtgggggttggaCTATCTTATTTGTGTTGAGAATTAATTCAGACACAGTGAATTTGTGGGTCACAGCTAAATGTAAAACTCATCGGGGTTAGCAGATGATCGTTTTCATTTTGGGAAGTTAAGTGAAATTCATTTCTACTATTTACTTTTATGAAAGTCATATCATTTAAAATTAGGAATATGATTGTGTTTTTCATTGTGCGTAATAATACTTAAGCCCGAGCGTTgatcattgtgacgtcatatatatgattttttgaCTAGTTGAAATCATGCAAAAATGTAGGTTTTTGCTCTCGGAAGGTACAGTTCATATAAGAAAGATAATTCTGAATGATTTTATCGGTTAATCTCTGTTGTTGCGAAATCTCCTCCCCCCCACCACCAATTATCTTGCAATTGCAAGCTAATTTCTCTAAACTGAAGAAAAAAGAGACCCCGaaaattcaagatattttagAACTTAAAAATGACTagattcaattttcattttcttttattcacaTTTTAGAATGACATAGATGAAGCAGAATCTGTCTGGAATACGCATCGAATTCGCCCTACTAAAAATGGAAACGTCCCAGCAGGCAAACCttgtattctatattgtatACCCGAATTAGAAGGGACTAAAAATTATTCACTACAAGTGGATCAACATGTTCTTCAGATTTGTAGAAACGAGTGCTTATTTCACAAGAACACCCCAAATGACTCCGACATGCATGAGTTTATCAAACTTCTGATGGAAGAGAACACCCTTACATCGCCCGAGACTGTGGAAGAAGCCTATGATTTATATGTTACCCTACATCATATGGCCAACCGCGAAATACATATTTTCTAGACGTCTCTAAGTATACTAGCTTGTATATAATGTCACTTTTCCATTAGTTTTAATGTTCAATTTAATGGAAATAAACTGAATTTGTTTTCCTCCTTTCGATTGTGCTGTTCATTCTAATTGAATAATAATCATTGACAGAGATGATGTTAATGCAAAGATTAAATTACATTAAATTGTgccatttttttaatatttcgtATGTATTTCAAGTACAATATGCCTCCTTGTTATTGAATTTTCCGTTATACGTCACTTGCGTTCGAAGATATCAGTTTCTAAGATATTGAATTTCAGCATATCGCACGCTCTGAAAATATAATTCGCCGCCTTTCCTCTATTAGGGTTGTTACTGAAATTGTACGTAAATATTTCTggttgtttattttaatatataaaaatcaatatatgcacctaggggtgcatgagccgagttgcatggtatacattgtaaagtcaggaatgatgtggcatatttataattgtgaagaactaatttcagttttaaacttttcgagttactgtccagaaaccatatttgtctgaagttttcaatctattttcggtcactatgaccttgacctttgaccttttttctcaaaatcaattggggccttgctttgctggtatccaacaatatatccaagtttcatttgattcaaataaaaaatttcgagttatctTCTGGAAACCAAAAatgtttggaattttaaatttattttcggtcactgtaaccttgaccttttttctccaaaatcaataggggtcttatTTACCTGGTACCcgacaatatatcaaagtttcatttgattagattgtaaacttttcgagttatcatccggaaaccaattgttgacgcccgcccgcccgcaacaccaaaccaatagcctagttcaacttcgttgcaactcggctaaaaagtcAACAGAAGGAGAAAAAAGTCTATAGTTCTATGAACTTATTGACAGTTATCACGTAACGTCTTTTTCCAATGACATTGCGTCAAAATGTATGAATTGTTAGTATGATACGtagtataacttttttgttttagtATTATGATAAGGTTTATAACAGAATTCAAAACATGACCGGCTGACGATAATGGACTAATCTATATGCTGTGAAAAAAAATAGAACTAGTACTATATTattataggtacatgtacttgaattaTGAGGCGTCGttttggtgtttatattttttttatttgaatacatgtaagtGATATCGCCTATTCGAATAGATGAATCAGATTTTACCAATTCAAACTGAAAGAGTGATATTACCTATTAGAATAAGCAATACCCCCTATTCAAATAGGTGATATCACTAAATTAAAAGCTGAATAGATGATATCACATATTCGAATAGTTGATATCACCTATTCGAATAGATGATATCACTTTGGTGATATCACTTTAATGTAATAAATGCCGAAAGTTCTCTCCTATTAAAAAGAATGTGTCTTGATTTTTATATCATAATGATTatagaaaatatcaaacaaataaaaacatcttGTGATGAATAATTATTGTTGTCAACAAATCGCTCCGTGTCCTTTACTTCGAAATCTATTAAATCTTCCTGTCATTTGCGCCAGCTGATCAAGACGTCGACGTGATCATTTGGCGTCATACTTGGTTATTGGAATTGAACGACtactgtaaaatgaaatttatattacGTCCCTTTCATCGGCTGTAATGACGTGGAAATCGGCATAAGTCGACTCGTGCCGATTTCCACATCATTAGTGCCAATAAATAACGGAAAATGGTCTGATATAACAACGAAGGTCTCAGGAAAAGGACGTACTATAAATTTTGATTCTACACTAGGGGAATTTTGTTTATTGTCATGTTGTAAATTTCGGATATAACGGGTGGCAGTAAATAAAAAAGGTACAACATGacaactatatattttttaaaaatttattgcCACCcgttaaattcaaaatttacaacatgacATTACATTGCACAGGGCGGAAAAGTTTTCGATAagtatatatcatacaactATAGTCATTTGATAAGGTCATTACATGTTATATAGACCTGATGAGAGTATATCGACCGAGGACGAAGTCCGATGCTCATATATTCTCACCATGTCTATAGGAATATGTATTGACGGATATCAAAAGTCTATAATTGCTTATCATAATAAAGATATAACTAATACTCTTAAAACTCATAACTGTAAAATATTTGGTTCATGATGTGTAGGCATTGAGGTCGCTATTGTCGCACATGCCAAAACCCATATTTTGTCATGAAAATCTATTTTAGCATACTAAGGTGTGTCCAATTTTAGTATGCTGTAGCAAGACCTTATAATTTTTTTAGCACGATCATATAACAACAATCGACCAATCATATGCTTGGGGGAAATGAGATAAGTATGAAATACAATTAGAAATAGAGGACAAAGCACGACGAGAAAAGTGCAGAACTTCTCACATTACGTAAGATAGATTGACGGACAAAGAAGAAAATTTACACTATTTTTCATAAAACTAAATTTCACAATTCATTTATTCGTGGTAACGAATGCTACATAGATTACACAGATGAACCTGAAAACAATCAAAACAATACCTTTTATTTGTGGCATAAAGCAAGAATGTCGTAACAAAATGAACCGAAAGCAAAATTCCCCATGtacatgaatttttaaaaaacaaaacaattttttctcATCAAGAATTTTCAAAAGCTAGTTGCCTCTAGCTCACTTTGCAAGTACCGTTAGATCCTGATATTTCGTACTATAATCATTGTTAAATCAAAATTGATCAGTATTGCGGTGGTAGCCAGTTCAC encodes the following:
- the LOC125663875 gene encoding uncharacterized protein LOC125663875; its protein translation is MDMVGNVDFCPVTTDTWEARAMLKQSDCGGQSVYHCLSDNKGRKWEKCVEKTQLIGGHCPIFTDDGYIDWKQCNTSMSTCPNSTYISDEVYKYPACFGNNTPSTHVVGDSNVPGASSPSVALIIGIAVLVLIIVSMALAAMIIVYRRRKSKSNCSENTDELQALIQEGINMPVVKMRYVLNGMAALSREGEKSIVVLGRFGNAVSSTSRRILESFAKQKEWTPMEFRYTDIPCTVEENTIMFVYGWFGFWNDDPCSIEKVRKACRELTQLVYGKPNVKVIIGMRSDHHKKYHVQIDEAIKDLFHNEINLDSEDMHKDAEHSKYFDENIKKACVKSESACKDLKFHTLRKGCDKAIGIPLKLNVLAKYHDLIHDYVANRDLLKAMTDHFTALENDTEKKHVYGWIMYICLKGKYARSENVDDALIQNMKFGITARSFEENYDELNRYVRMRNSDRLSNIPPQDAQYVFWHQFIYICAFHYMYKKDPDAVMSYCNIDAIVQLVRPEGVKKTYLEVSADSPRVARFNERMQQNGLVDEYKNHPLIKTTAEDAHMGFKQKDEISISMEGLHMIANLQILKMSSPNDK
- the LOC125663877 gene encoding uncharacterized protein LOC125663877, producing MAMDTDTLIHFYFLIGLTYNEIVSCLALQHQVLLSERTLKRRLAAMNLYRRKNKPSLIRVSAFLSKLILKDDMQSGYRWMHQRCLLAGYMLSRETVAGLLSIPDPEGVELRKRKRLFRREYYAKGPNYLWHVDSYDKLKNYGICMNGCIDGYSRKIIWCEVTHSSSDPRIVAGHLILSVEKISACPRKVRGDRGTENKDIAEMQSILTTNGTFIYGSSTGNQRIEAFWRLLRMECCQFWIEFFGHLRDLGEFSGDIIYKNLVQLVFMNFVQNDIDEAESVWNTHRIRPTKNGNVPAGKPCILYCIPELEGTKNYSLQVDQHVLQICRNECLFHKNTPNDSDMHEFIKLLMEENTLTSPETVEEAYDLYVTLHHMANREIHIF